AATCGGGCATCGGACGCGCGAACAGCCGGCTCATCGTCGCCCGGTCATGGTCGGGGAGGTCATCGTCGGGCGGGCCGGGGGCAACCGCGCGGGTGCCGACCAGGGTGAGCGCCGAGAACGCGCCCGGATGGTCGAGCACGGCCACCTGGGCGACCATCCCTCCGACCCCGATGCCCGCCAGGTGCGCGGGCCCGCCGCCGAGCGCCTCGGCGAGGGCGGCCGCATCGGCGGCGAGGCCGCGCAGGGTGTAGGCGGGCGCCTCCGGATCCGTCGTCGTCGACTCCCCGCTGTCGCGCAGGTCGTAGCGCACCACCCGGCGCCCGCCGGCGGCGAGGCGCTCGCACAGCGTGTCGGGCCAGGAGAGCATCGTCGTCCCGCCCGCGAGCAACACGAGAGACGCGTCGTCGTCGCCGAACGACTCGATACCCAAGGAGATCTCATTGATGTTGACAGTGGTCATCGGATCACCGGAAGACGTCGTGGGTCAGGCTCGCCGCGGTCGATGTCGAGATCACGTTCCGCCGTTCTCGATACCGGTCGGCCGATTGACGGGTACGGCCGCCGTTGATCATCTGCGGTGGAGCCTGAAGATCTCGTGGTGGCCGCGGGTCACAGCGTAGCGCCCGCCCACCGGCAGGCGGCTCCCGACGTTCTGACGAGCCGGACCGGATACCTGTTGGCTGGATTCACCCTCCCGGTGCGCACCCACGCCTTCCTCACGCTCACGCCGGGTGCCCGCTCCGGACCCCTCGGCGGACGAGCTCAACCGGCCGGGCTCGGGCGCACGTCCACCCTCCGACTGCGCTCCGGCTCGGCTTCCTTGACCTGGAGCGCGCTCCAGGTGGGAGAGTCGTCGTCATGACGGACATGCTCTCTCCCGCCGAGGTCGTGAAACGGTCCGGCTTCAGCATCGACACCCTGCGCTACTACGAGCGCATCGGACTGCTCGACCGGATCACGCGCAGCACCGGCGGGCGGCGGCAGTTCAACGAGGACCACGTCGAATGGCTGGGCGTGCTGCGCTGCCTGCGCGACACCGGCATGCCCATCGCCGAGATGCGGCGCTACACCGCCGCCGCCCGCGAGGGTGACCGCACGCTGGAGGAGCGACTCGCGCTGCTCACCGGGCACGCCGCCCAGGTCCAGCACACCCTGGCCGAACTACTGCGCCAGCAGACGCACTTGAACGAGAAGATCGCCTGGTACCAGGCGCAGATCGACATCACCCAGGGGGAGTCCGCATGACCGGAACGGCGCGCACACTCGGCAACAGCGGCATCGAGGTCGGCCCGATCGGCGTCGGCTGCTGGGCCATCGGTGGCCCGCTGCACGCCGGTGGCGAGCAGTTCGGTTGGGGCACGGTGGACGACGCGCAGTCGACGGCCGCCCTGCACCGCGCCTTCGACCTCGGCGCGACCTTCTTCGACACCGCGGACAACTACGGTGCGGGCCACAGTGAGTCCGTCCTCGGCCGCGCCTTCGAGGGCCGCCGCGACCAGGTCGTCATCGCCACCAAGTGGGGCAACACCTTCGACGAGGCCACCGGCGAGGCCACCGGCCAGGACGCCACCCCCGCCCACCTGCGCACAGCCGTCGACGCCAGCCTGCGCCGTCTGGGAACCGACTACGTCGACCTCTACCAGTTCCACATCGCCCAGGCCCCGTTGCCCGTCGCCCTCGACCTGGTCGACACCCTGGAGGACCTGGTCGCCGCCGGCAAGATCCGCGCCTACGCCTGGTCCACCGACGACGCCGCCAACGCCGAGGGCTTCGCGGCGAAGGCCCCGCACTGCGCCGCGGTCCAGCACGACTTCTCCGTCCTCAACCCGGCGCCGGAGATGGTCGCCGTGGTCGAGTCCCTCGGCCTGGCCTCCATCGCCCGCGGCCCGCTGGCCATGGGTCTGCTCTCGGGCAAGTACCACGACGGCAGGCGCGTGGCCGCCGACGACGTCCGCGCCCAGGGCCACCCGTGGATCCCCTACTTCGGCCCCGACGGCTCCGGCAGCCGCGAGTGGCTCACCCGCATCGACGCCGTACGCGACGTCCTCACCTCCGACGGCCGCACGCTCGCCCAGGGCGCCCTGGCGTGGCTGCTGGCCCGCACACCCGCCGTCATCCCCATCCCCGGCTGCCGCACCGTTGCCCAGGTCGAGGGGAACCTGGCCGTCCGCTCGCCGCTCCCCCCGGACGAGTTCGCCCAGGTGGAGTCCCTGCTCCGGGGATGACTCCGTCCGGCCACCGCCGTGACACCGCTCGGCCCGGCCGTCGAGGCCCGGTGATCCGAGCCCAGCCGATCCGATCTCCCGTGGTCATGTGGCGTCGCTGGTCAGGGCGTCGTGAGAGGCCCCCCGCTGCCCGTCACGAACACCTCGGGGCTCCCGTCGAACGAGGTGGCCCTGCCTGGTCGCGTGTGAGGACCACGCTCCCCGGTCGGCGCACCGAGTGCCCAAGGGGCAGCTGTCCGGGCTGAGTTGCGGAACCTTGCCGTCCGTGCTGTCGTGGTTGGTGGAGCCGCTCCCAGAAACGACCGCAGATCGGTGGACGTCTGTCATCGCCGTCGCGATCAGGATTTCAGGCACTCCGAGCCCCGCTGCGACGCTCGACTCCCCTTCACACGAGCACGGCGTGCCATTGAGACGGGAGAAGTCACATGAGCATCAGAAGGATCCGCACCCGGAGAGGTGTGTCGGTCGACCGGCGGTCGCGCCGGTCCGTCGGTGCCGCATTCGCTGCCCTGATCGTCGCCGCCGGAACGTTGGTGGCCGTTCCTGCCGCACACGCCACCACTCAGTTGGTGCACCCGGCCCTTCCCTACGGCCCCTACACGTGCGCGCCCAGTCTCGTCTGGCGGGAGGCCACACCGAGCGACCTGGTCTGCGTGCCTCCGGCTACGCGGGCGAGGGCCCTGCAGGACAACGCCGCGGCCGCGTCGCGCGTCCAGCCGGGTGGCGGCCCCTACGGCCCGGACACGTGCAGGCAAGGGTACGTGTGGCGCGAATCGCGGCCTTCGGACCACGTCTGCGTCAATCCCAGCACTCGCACCTACACCCGCACCGAGAACGAGAACGCCGTCTACGGCTACGCGGACCCGACGGGCCTTCCCGCAAACGGCACCTCTGCCCGATGGGACGGCCAACTGCACGTCTGGGGATCCGGATTCACCGGGAACGGAGCCGTCGCGATCTGGGGCTACTACCCCGACACGCATGCGTACGTCCAGGGCAGCGTTCCGGTACGAGCGGACGGTAGCGGCTACCTGGACAAGTTGGTGACCCGAAATTCGACCCCCCTCTCCTACCGGTCGATGTACGTCCTCACCGTCGACCCCTACACGGGCCTGGTCCGCAACGCGGGATCGGTCGCGGCGGCCAACTTCCTGTGACGCCGAGGTCACGTGGTGCTCGGTCGTCGAGCCGTTCCTGCGGATGTCGCCCGGTCGGCCGGAGGCGGAGAGAGCTGCCGACCGACCTGGACCGACCAGCCATCAGGGCAGATCCGCAGAGAGGCCGGCACATCCGCCGAAGGCGGTCGGCCGCGGAGGACACAGTGCTCCGGCCGCCCCCACGCAGTGGGGAGGGCCGGAGCTTCAGCGTGTGGGACTACTCGTCACGTCACGGGTAGGAGACCACGTTGCTGGGCGTGGAGTCGGTCGGGGTCAGAGCCCCGGTGTCGTTGATGACATGGGTGATGCTGCCCTGGTTGCCGAGCGAGACGCTGAGCAGATCGTGGAACTTCACCCCGGCGTTGTTCGGTACCTCGAACGAGTGGTACGCGTTCACTGCCGGATTGACGTTGAAGTAGCAGTAGCTCCCCAGGCCCCACGCCTCGTGCGAGGTGACGCCGCTGCCCACCTTGTAGGCCGCGTAGCCGTTGGTGCCGCTGGGGCCGATCCAGGCGGCCTGGTTGGGCACGTCGTACGGCATCTCGTTCTGGAAGAAGATGGTCTTGCCGCCCTGGCCGTTCCAGGTGACCTCGTACTTCTGGTAGTGCTCCACGAAGAGGCCGGTGGCCTCGACGTTGTTGCCGTTGACGATCACTCCGTTGTCGGCGGTGTTGGTGGTCCAGCCGACGGTGCCCGCGTTGCCGTGGTCGGCCCGCCAGGCCCAGATGTGGTCGATGATCGCGTTGCTGCTGTTGACGATCAGGCTGGCCGTCGCCTTGCCCGCGACCTGACCACCGATGCGGAAGAACACGTCCTGGATGGTGGTCGGGTTGGCGGCATGCGCGGCGCTCGACCCGGAGGGGCCGACGGTCAGCAGCGCGGCCGAGTTGGTGGTGCCGGCGTCGAAGAGCAGGCCCTTGAGCCGGACCCCGTCCACGTCGGCGACCTGCATGGCGTTGACGCCGTTGTCGGGCACGAAGGTCGGGTAGCCGATGCCGAGCACGACCGTGTTGGCCCGGGTGACGTTCAGCGTCTGGTTGAGGTGGTAGACACCCGGGGTGACGAAGAGGTTGCAGCCCTGGGCGAGCGCGTTGTTGATGGTGGCGGCGGTGTCCCCCGCCTTGACCACGTAGAACTGGCTCATCGGCTGCGAGGTGCCGGGGGTGCTGCCGGCGGCCCAGCTCGGCCCGGAGGCGTTGGTGCGCAGAGACGGCAGGAACACCCGGTACTTGCCGGTGGAGTCGAGGTAGAGGTAGGGGACGTCACGGGAGACCGGGGTGGTCGCCAGCACCGTCTCGGGGGGCGCCGGGAAGGTGTT
The sequence above is drawn from the Kitasatospora sp. NBC_00315 genome and encodes:
- a CDS encoding aldo/keto reductase, with the protein product MTGTARTLGNSGIEVGPIGVGCWAIGGPLHAGGEQFGWGTVDDAQSTAALHRAFDLGATFFDTADNYGAGHSESVLGRAFEGRRDQVVIATKWGNTFDEATGEATGQDATPAHLRTAVDASLRRLGTDYVDLYQFHIAQAPLPVALDLVDTLEDLVAAGKIRAYAWSTDDAANAEGFAAKAPHCAAVQHDFSVLNPAPEMVAVVESLGLASIARGPLAMGLLSGKYHDGRRVAADDVRAQGHPWIPYFGPDGSGSREWLTRIDAVRDVLTSDGRTLAQGALAWLLARTPAVIPIPGCRTVAQVEGNLAVRSPLPPDEFAQVESLLRG
- a CDS encoding alpha/beta fold hydrolase, coding for MTTVNINEISLGIESFGDDDASLVLLAGGTTMLSWPDTLCERLAAGGRRVVRYDLRDSGESTTTDPEAPAYTLRGLAADAAALAEALGGGPAHLAGIGVGGMVAQVAVLDHPGAFSALTLVGTRAVAPGPPDDDLPDHDRATMSRLFARPMPDWSDREAVAEFAAAGAEILGDDPVAARVVAARVWDRTPGTAPTVQMANQMRLVFARLDCRPRWRGRLPEIGVPTLVVHGRRDRFFPVGNGEAIAREIPGARLLVLEEAATAIPDAAAGEITEAMLTLG
- a CDS encoding MerR family transcriptional regulator, which produces MTDMLSPAEVVKRSGFSIDTLRYYERIGLLDRITRSTGGRRQFNEDHVEWLGVLRCLRDTGMPIAEMRRYTAAAREGDRTLEERLALLTGHAAQVQHTLAELLRQQTHLNEKIAWYQAQIDITQGESA